From the Aerococcus viridans genome, the window AAAGCTGAGATTATACCCATTGAACCTGACACAGTTAATACTGGCGAAGGGAAATGTAAAAATGTTTATGATACGGAAACTATCGGACCAAGTGTGTCTGGATAGTTTATTAAAGTGTTTAAAACAAGGAGCGAATTCACTTTTGCTCACCCCTTATGCCTCTATTTTTAAAATATAGGAAAAGGGGTTTTTTTGATGGAAAAATTTAAATGGGCCTTGCCCGACGTCATCTTTTTAGCATTTTTAGCTTTCTTATTTGGCGCTGTATTTATGGGAGCAGGTGTCCTGTATGCCGTTTTAGTGTCCCTATTAACACCGTTTGGTTTAACACCATTTGCCAATGAAATCTTATTTGGTATGTGGACGATTGCAGCGCCAGTGGCGGGTATGTTGATCCCGAAAGTGGGTAGTGCCTTGTTAGGTGAGGTTTTTGCCGCCCTTGCCGAGATGCTATATGGGTCATATTTTGGGGCTGGCGTTTTACTTTCTGGCTTAATTCAAGGACTGGGTACTGAAGCGGGCTTCTTTGTTACCAAATACGAACGCTATGATACGACGACTTTAGTTTATGGTGCCATTGGGACAACGGTATTTAGTTTTGCCTTTGAATTCTTCAAATTTGGCTACGCGACTTATGGCCTTGGCTTTGTCGTGGCTTTATTCTTAGTTCGTCTGATTTCAGTGACATTTTTCGGTGTCTTTTTAACTAAACAAATCGTTAGCCTATTCAACAGGGTCCAAGCCAAAGGACTTGCCCAATGAGTGCCTTAGTACAAATTAGTGACTTGACCGTCCGGAAAAATGAGACCGTCATCCTAGACAGGATTTCTTGTGATTGGCAGCTAGGCGATTTTATCTTACTGACAGGTGATAGTGGTAGCGGGAAAAGCACCTTCATCCATACCATAGCTGGCTTCAATGGTGCAAGTTTTCAAGGGAATGTTGTAATGGATGGCCAGCGGATGTCAGACTATACTATTCCAGAAAAAGCTCAGAAAATCGGGTTGATGTTTCAAAATCCGGGTCAACAATTTACCATGCGAACCCTGGAACGAGAATGCTTCTTTGCCTTAGAAAATTGCGGTCTACCTTATGATCAGGCCAAAGTACGCTTAAATCAAGCGGTTGACGATTTGGGTATCAGACATTTATTACAGCAAGACTTGATGACCCTGTCAGGTGGAGAGAAGCAGCGAGCGGCCTTAGCCATCTTGATTGCAGTCAATCCACCAGTTTTCTTATTAGACGAACCCTTTGCATCAATTGACCCATCATCTAGACTCTTCTTGATTAACATGTTGGCGAAATTAAGACAACAAGGCAAGTTGATTGTGGTGGTAGACCATGAGTTGACTGACTATAAGGGACTCATCAATCGATTCTTTATCATGCGAGACGGGCAACTTTCTGAAGCAGATGCAGCCAATTTGCCGGAGAAAGCGCCTATCCCATTGTTGACTAGTGGTCAAGCTAGCAGCGAATCAGCTTTCACCTTGGAAAATATTGCCATCAAACAAGGCGATAAAACCTTGCTTCACCAAGAAAAATTCACTTTTCAAAAGGGCGTATCCACCCTAACTGGCGATAATGGGGCGGGGAAATCGACTTTGTTAAAGGCCATGGCCCAGTTACACCCTTACAAGGGCAAGATGCGGTTTCAGGACCGGAGACTTTCAAGGTTTTGGGGCAAGAAAAGCTTATACGAATCGCTTACCTTGGCTGTTCAAGATGCAGCCCAACAATTTGTGACGTTGGAAGTGGCGAGTGAGTTACGGTTTCCAAATGAAGATGCTGGTGAAATTCGTGACCGACAGATGCAGGCACTTGAAGACTTGAATATCAGCCACGTTTTAGACCGAAGTTTATATCATTTAAGCGAGGGGCAGAAGAAGATGGTGCAATTAATCGCCTTGTTGAGTCTAGACCACCAGTTTTTAATGCTGGATGAGCCTTTTGCGGGTTTGGACCTGAAAGCCAGTGATTACTTTGCGGATTGGATTAAAGACAAGAAAAGAGATACGGATTTCTTGATTGTGTCTCATCGCCTTGGTCCGCTGGAAAGTGTAAGTGATCATCATATTCACTTGTCCAATCAAGTGCTGAAGGAGGTTTGATAATTGATGGAAGAGAAGAAAACAGCAATTCCAGCTATTCTGGCCTTGGTATTCTTGTTCACGATTGAAATATCTTTTACCTATTCGGTTTGGCTGAATATTTATGTCTTATTGATGGTTGTGACCTACTTAGCTGTTAGAAAACGGTTTGGCGTACTGGTATTTTTGTTAGCCCTACCTTTTATTCCTGCCATCACCACTTTTTGGTCGGTCTATATCCAAGGAAGTGGCTTAGATGACGCTTGGGTATTATTCACTAGAACCTATGCCTTTGCGGCTTTAGGAATAGGATTTATGGTTGCCGTTGATTTACAAGACTGCTTACTAATTTTTGAACAGTATAAAGTGCCGGCTATTTTTATCTATGGATTGTTGGTTGTGATACATGCTGTGCCTGAAATTCAAAGGGAAATCAAGAGTATGCATGATGCCAGTTTATTAAGGGGGAAGAAATTATATCCATGGTCACCTCTCTATTATGTGAAAGTGATCTTTCTAGCCCTCAATTGGCGGGATCGGTACGCAGAAGCCATGTATTCTAGAGGTTTCTCTGAAGACCACCCTCGCCACCAGTACCGTCATTGGAAAATGTCTACACCAGCTATTGTTTTATGCATGAGTTTAATTGTCGTCGGCAATATGATTATGAGATTGGAGAATATGATTTAATGGAAAAGACTTTTACAGAAATCGCCCGTAGTCAAACGAGACCCTTTTGGGAGGGGAGTTTCAAACATCCTTTTATTTTGCAGTTACAAGATGGGACGTTACCTATTGAAAACTTCCGTTACTATTTGATCCAAGATGCTTATTATTTGCGTCACTTTTCAGCGCTGTATGAGAAAGTCGCGGAAATTACTGAAGAGCCTGCATTAAAGACGCAGATGCTTGAAAATGCCGGCCATTTAGCGGAAGGTGAATTAGCGATTCGTGCCAACTTTTTTGAAGAATTGGCGGTAACGGATGACGAATTAAAAGGAACCGGCGTTGCGCCAACTGCTTACCACTATGTGTCACATATGTACCGGCAGTTAGTGGAAAATAATGATGCGATTGCGGCGGCTAGTTTATTGCCATGTTCTTGGCTGTATTTTGAAATTGGTCAACGGTTAAGACAATTAAATGTGACGTCACCTGTCCCAATCTACCAAAGATGGATTGAGACATACGGCGGGGAAGAAGCAAGTGAGGCTATCGAAAAGGAATGTGCCCTATTGAACCGTCTGTACGCTGAGTCTAGTCAGGAAGACCAGGATAGTATGGTTTCCGCATTTGTCGTAAGTGCTAGAATGGAATTTAATTTCTGGGAAATGGCTTTTAATTTTGAAACTTGGCCGGAGGGTATCCAACATGTTGACAAATAATAAAGTACAAAAAATGACGATCTTAGCCATGATGATAGCCATGGATGTTGTCCTTTCACCACTATTTCGGGTGGAAGGGATTGCCCCAATGTCTAGTGTCATGAATGTGATTGCTGCTGTGTTGATGGGTCCCATATATGGGACAGTGATGGCACTCGCATGTGGGATTCTCCGGATGATCTTGTTTGGGATTCCGCCGCTAGCACTTACTGGTGCCGTATTTGGGGCCTTTCTGGCTGGTGTGGGTTATAAATGGATGAATACATATCTTGGTGCTATAATAGGCGAATTTATTGGAACAGGCTTGATTGGGTCCTTACTCTCTTACCCAATCATGGTCTGGTTTACAGGGTCTGCCCAAGGTATGTATTGGTTTGTCTATACACCGCGGTTTATCTTAGGGGCACTATCAGGGTCATTAATTGCCTACCTAGTCTTGGTCAGAATAGACAAAGTGCCTTATATTCAACGGGTCAAGAAAACATTTGGCTAATAAGTTGAAGGCACAAAAAAACTACCTTTTGCGAGGTAGTTTTTTTCTATAAACAGTGTTATCAAAAAAAGCGCTACACCTATTCAGGTGCAACGCTTGCTTTCGGCTAATTTATCATTTATTTCAATGCATCGACAATTGCTTGATTAAATGCAGGTAAGTCTTCAGGCGTACGGCTTGAAATTAATTTACCAGCTTCATCGATTACAACTTCTTTGTCATAGAAATTTGCACCAGCATTTTTTACATCAATTGCCACTTGTTTGACTGCGGTAATGTCTTTACCTTTTAAGGTTTCGGCATTGACCAATAATTGAGGACCATGACAGATGGTGAAGATCCATTTGTTATCATTATCGAAATGACGCACAAAGTCTAACATACGCTCATCTGCGCGCAATTCATCAGGAGAGTAACCACCTGGAATGAACAGTGCATCATATTCTTCAGCTTTCACTTCATCAATAGCTTTTTCAATGGTTACTTCTGTTCCATCTGTTTTACCTTGAACAGTTTCGCCAGCCTTAATACCAATAGTTACTACATCATGTCCTGCTGATTCTAAGGCTTTCTTTGGTTGAATATATTCAGAGTCTTCAAATAAGTTTGCTAATACAGTTGCAATTTTTGCCATAATTTATAGCCTCCTTAAAGCTTTGATAAATATATCATAAAGGATATATTTATAGCATGCAAAGGATATGCATTATATGATATTTAACTGATCAATATTAAAGAACACCTTTTATTATATTGATTAACAAGCTAATATTGGCAAGTTAACTATATATGCTAGGGTAAGTTCATATATTATTTCATTAGTTTTTACCGCGCCACAACTTCCGTTACTATTAGAATATATATGGAAGTGATTCAACAAAGTAAAAAAAGCTCAAGTGGTAGTAATTATAGTGATTAATTTTTCTGGAGTGTTGCCCACTTATCTTGAATTTTTTTCGCAACGATTTCTTGGTCCTTATTTGTTAAAATGTCAAATTGGCTAACATCAATGGACATTTTAGCTGAATGGTCATAGTTTGCGTACCATTCATCATATAGGGTGTGTAGTTGCTTATAGTAGGCTAGTAAATCTGGTCGACCTTCTACTTGTTCGTATGGACGCCCACGACGCTTGATTTTCTCAAGGACTAAATCGAAAGGTGCATGTAAGTAGACAAGTAATTCCGGTGATTGGTTGGTTGATTCAGAAATAATACGAACATCGTCCATCATATTGGCCAATAAATCTTGGTACAACTGCCATTCTACATCTGATATATTGCCGTTAATATTATTTACCTGAGTGAATAAAGCATCTTCATAAATTGACCGATCTAATATTGCACGGTCAAATTTCATCCCGCGTTTAATGCTTTTAACGCGTTGGTTTAGAAAGTAAATTTGCAGTGAAAAAGCATATTTCGTTGGTTCGCTGTAGTATGCATCCAAAATTGGATTTTCTGATACCTCTTCAAAAAGTGGTTCTGCTTGAAACATTTTTGCCATATGTTGGGTATAAGTAGTTTTACCAACACCAATCATGCCTGCCATGGTAATCATATTCAATTGCTCCTTCATCTAATTAGTCGGGGCAATTATAGCATAAATTTGACCTGACTTGGGTTAGAAGACAGATTGAAATAGGATACATTTACATGGAAAGTAGCATCTTTATTCTTTGATGCCCTATGGTACAATAGCCGTGGATTATGAGAAAGGGTGGGTGAAAATGGTAGATTTAAATAAGAAAATTTTAGAAACGGCCCTGTTAGCCGGGCAAATAATGACAGAGAGTAATGCAGAGTCATACCGTGTTGAAGATACGATGAACCGTATTTTAACAACATCAAATGCAGCATATGCAGTGGCAATCTCTCTTTCAACAGGTCTTTATATGACCCTTGATGACCCATCTTTTGAAGGTTCTGGGTTTACTGGTATTAAGAGAATTACGCGCCGTTCTAACAATTTAAATAAAATTACCCAAGTGAATCATATTTCACGTGAATTGACTTCAGGTAATATTTCAATTGACGAAGCTCATGAGCGGTTACAGGTTATTCGGTTCCAGAAGCCCCAATATTCAAAATTACAAGTATCAATCGGTGTAGTGGGTTTAGCTGCAGCTTTCTCTTTCCTTTTTGGGGGAGGTATTAACGAGTTGATCTTGTCTTCAATTAATGGTTTAATTTTGGCCTTATTATACCGTCTAGTGGATAAATACTATATTAGTGAAGGTTTTTCAAATATTATTCAAGCGCTTGTTGTAACAGTGGCTGCTTATTTAATGCAAGCCTATATATTATCGAATACAGATATCAATATTGTCATTATCTCTACATTGATGCCAATGGTTCCAGGAACGGCCATAACGAACTCCTTACGTGATATTTTTCATGAAGACTACATTGCAGGCGTTTCTAGAGCAACAGAAGCCTTCTTGAACGCCTTAATGATTGCCTTAGGCGCAGCACTGGGCCTTGCCTTGATTGGAGGTTTATATTAATGACGATAATGGATATTATTTTACAATTAATAGGTGCTTATGGGGTAGGTTTGTTTGCAATTTTAACGATTGAAGGGCCACGAAAAGTGCTATTTTGGACACCACTCATTAATATTGCTGGTTGGGGTAGTTACCTGATAAGTTTACACTTTGGTGGTTTTTCAGAAATAATGGCTACTTATTTTGGTTCCTTGGTTATTGCGTTAATTTCCCAGATGTATGCGCGTATTTTTCGAGAACCGGTAACAGTTTTCTTTATTCCAGCCTTTTTCCTCTTTGTACCAGGAGGTGGCATGTACCGGACGGCATTAGCCTTTATTCAAGGGAATATGGCCCAAGGCTATACTGAACTAGGAAGTACACTGTTTACTGCCTTGGCTATTGCGCTTGCAGTTTATACATCTGATACGTTTGTGCAAATTATTAATAAACAAAAATTCCCAAAATTTATCCGAAAAAACTACCGTGTGATACCTAAAGTAGCGAAGAAAACTGAAAAGAAAATTGAGAAAAATCTTAAGTAGATTAGCCTGACTGCTAATAATAACTAAAAAAACTGATAATTGATTACCATTTCATTTTAAGGGCGTATGTGATTTGTCACTGCGTCTTTTTCTATATAATGATAGAAAAGAGGGGGAGATTGTATGAAAAATTGGCTTGTGTTGTTGGTAACCAGTGTTGTACTTACTGGTTGTGGGTTAAATTACCAGGATGAAGGTACAGATTTGGATGCGCTGAATATGGATGAGGAGGTTGCTAGCTTGGATGAAGAGCCCTCCCTTTTCGCGGAAGATGTTGAGGCTAATGGAGAAGAGGCATTGAGTCAATTTAATGCAAAAATGGCTGATTTGCCTACAGTTGAGCTAAGAGATTCTGGCATTCAAGAGAGTCATTTTCTGCGTTTGAATGGCCTAGACCAGTATGTGTATGAGGTAGGTCAGGGTGAAGGCTTACCGGTGGCGATTTTCCTCCATGGGGGACCTGGCTTTTCTTATACAAACCAAGCAGACACTTTGGTTGGTTTATCTGATCAGGTGAATGTACTTTTTTGGGATCAGATTGGTGCGGGTAAAACTTATGAAGCGAATTCAAATGCAGAACCCAATATGGACGATTTACAGGCTTCTTTAACAGATTTAGTTGCATATACCAAGGCCCGTTATGGGGTTGATCAAGTGGGCATTATTGGTCATTCATGGGGGTCGGCGTTAGGGGTCTCTTATGCGCTTGACCATCCGGATGATGTGGCTTTTTATGTGGGTATTGGGCAAGTTGTCACACCAGTTGAGGATGAGGCAGTGGCTTTAAGTCAGACGCGAGAATTGGCGACAAGTTTAGGGCGTCAAGATTTACTTGATCAATTAAGTGAGATTTCAACTGATTATCCTAACACGGAAAATTTTTTGACTTTAGCTTATGAGGCGGCGATTTTACGGTCAGTTCAGCGTGAATTAGGGTTTGGAACAGCTGATTTTGTCCAATATTTACCTTTATTGTTAACCAATCAGGTGGATAAATTATCGGCAGGTGACCGGGAAATGCTTGACCGTATGTTACTCAACCAGCGCTTGTATCGAGAGTTATTAGCGACAGACATATATGCAAGGGACCTCGAATTCAGTATGCCTGTTTACCTGATTTCTGGGGAAAATGATATCCAAGTACCAAGAAGTCAGTCAGAAAAAATGATTGAAAGGGTTCAAGCACCGACAAAAGAAATGATCATTATACCGGATGCTGGGCATACCCCAATGATTGATCAGGAAACTGATTTTATACAAACGCTAACAACCATTATAAACCGTACATTTTCGGCAAATGGATGATTATTTTTTGCCAATTTGTATGCTAAAATGGATAAGGACAAATCTGTTCAACAACAACATTTGATCTACAACAATATGCGGAGGATAAATATGACCAAGCAATTGATTCCAAACGGCGGTAATTGTTTAGCTTCGGTAGCACTACTTGAAGGTAAGCAGCCATTATTATGGGCCTTCCGTGAAAAGAGCTTGATGCCAAGTGATAGTGGTTGGCGTTTTTTTGCTGTGACGGATACGCAAACTGAAATTATGGACGGAAAGAGCGTACTTCTTGTCGATATTAATAAAATTGCTGAGCTGGAACCAACTGTAGCGGGTATTTATTGGTATCCAGAAGGAGCTGATTTTCAGTTAGCCAGTAAAGATGGCAGCAAATATTTCGTGTACAACGATACTTTCGAAAGAGTAGTACCGGCAACCAACTACAAAGACTTACCACGTTCGTCAAAAGCCTTCGTACAACATTTTAAAGAAGCCAAGGAAACATTAACGACTAATGCCATGGCTGAAAGCTTACAATTAACTGCTGAAAAAGTGGATATGCTAAAACTATTAGATTTAATGCATACAAGCGATGCAGGTAATCTATCAGATATAGAAATCTTTCTTAATACGGGTTTATTATTAGGCTTCGTAGATATGCGAAATAAAGCCCTACATATGACCTTATCAGATGGGCAATTGGATGATATTGTGGGCACTATGATGGATTATTTTAATCTAAATCGAGAGAAAGCTGTTGCCTACGTTTACCATTACGCTAACTTAAAGCATGATGGAACAGCGGTTGCTGAACAACAATTGACGATGTATGGTGGCAAAATGTATGAGTGGTTAAAAGTGGATGACTTTCATGCAATCAAAAATGAATATGCTAACCTAGTGATGCATCATCGCAAAGCCAAAATGGTTTAGCGAATTTTACCTAATCTAAACAGAATGGAGCGTTAAAAAGTGAAGTATTTTAAGCAAGCCTTTATTATTATTGTGATTACTTTAATCTCTGAAGTATTATCACACATATTACCTTTACCCTTGTCAGCCTCAATTTACGGCATGGTTATATTATTTATCTGCTTAATGACTGGTGTGATTAAGCTGGAACAAGTTGAAAATGTAGGTGAATGGTTAATTGCCGTGATGCCTGCTATGTTTGTAGTGCCAGGTGCTGGTTTTATTACCTCTTGGGCAAGTTTACAGCCGCATTTATTATCTTGGTCTGTGATTATTTCGGTGACAACTATCCTTGTGATGGCCGTTGCTGGTCTTATAGCGCAATCGTTGCAAAAACGTCAGATTGCTAAGAATGGAGGAGAAAATAATGAATAGTTTATTTGATTTGTTCCCCTCATTTGGTTTATTTCTAACCTTAGGCGTATACATGATTGCCATGTGGATAAACAAGAAATTAAAAACACCTATTGCCAATCCGTTGTTAATTGCAGTTATTTTAATTATTGCGATCTTAGTTATTGGCAAGGTAAATGTGCCTGTTTACCAAGAAAGCGCGAGTTTTGTGTCGTATTTGTTAACACCAGCAACTATTTCTTTAGCTATTCCTGTATATAAACAACGGCACATTTTAAAAGAAAACTTCTGGACAATTATTATTACAGTTGTGGCAGCTATGATTACAGCCGTTGTGAGTGTCTTGATTGTCGCTGTTATCTTTAATATGGATGAAGAAATTTTACGTTCGGTGCTATCTAAATCAGTAACAACTGCCATCGCGATTGATATTACCGAAATAATTGGTGGTATTACACCAATTATTGTTGGTTCAGTTGTTTTGACAGGTATCTTTGGTGTTGTGGTGAACGAATGGATTTTCAAACTTCTAAAAATTGATTCATATTTTGCGCGTGGTTTAGCTATGGGGACTTCAAGTCACGCCATGGGTACAGCAGAATCAATGAAAATTAATGAACTTCAAGGCGCGATGTCTAGTATCGCCATGGTAATATCTGGTATTGTGATTGCTATTTTAGTACCAATCGTTGCAGGTTTCCTATAAAAATTGGTAAGCGCTAGTTACTAAATATATTTCAAAAAGTGTTGTCTATTTTGGACAACACTTTTTATTTATCAATAAAAAGCAAAAAAAAGAAAAAATGAGATTTATTCTCATTTTTATTAGAAATAAACTACCCTTTTTCTCATAAATAGTGTTAAACTAATAGTATATTAATGGATCGTGAGAGGCGTTTATTTGCTTAGATGAACAATATCCAAACCAACACGAATTTCATATAAACACATGATTGAAAGGATGAGTAGCATGACAGTAGATATCAAATGGGAAGAATTAGGTTTTGAATATATAAACTTACCATACCGTTGGCGTGCCTATTGGAAAGATGGCGAATGGTATAAGAGTGGTTTGGAAACTGAAAATACGATCCAGATTGAAGAAGGGGCACCAATTTTACATTACGGACAGGGTGCTTTTGAAGGATTAAAGGCATTTAAAACAAAAGAAGGCGATATCCAAATCTTTCGTCCTGACCAAAATGCGAAACGTTTAAATGCATCGGCAGCCCGTTTAGTGATGCCTGAAGTACCAGAAGAAGACTTCATTCATGCGGTTAAAGAAGTGGTTAAAGCAAATGCTGAATATGTGCCACCATATGGTACAGGTGCATCATTCTATCTACGACCAACTTTAATTGGCGTAGGGGATAATATTGGTGTGCATGCAGCAAAAGAATATATCTTCACAGTATTTGCCATGCCAGTGGGCCGTTATTTTAAAGGTGGTATGGTTCCAACAGCCTTTACAACATCTGAATTTGACCGTGCGGCACCTCATGGTACAGGAGCAGCAAAGGTTGGTGGAAACTATGCGGGTAGTTTACAGCCAGGAATTGAAGCCAAAGAACAAGGATACTCTGACGTTGTATATTTAGATCCGGCTACACATACAAAAATTGAAGAAGTAGGTTCCGCAAACTTCTTTGGTATTGAAAAAGATACCAATAAATTTGTGACACCTAAGTCACCTTCAATCTTACCGTCAATCACTAAGTACTCATTACTTTGGTTAGCTGAACACCGTTTAGGCTTAGAAGTTGAAGAGGGCGATGTGTATATTGATGACTTAGACCGCTTTAGCGAAGCAGGAGCATGTGGTACAGCGGCTGTTATTTCACCAGTATCATTTATTACCCATAACGACCATAAACATGTATTTTATTCAGAAACTGAAGTAGGCCCAATCACCAAAAAATTGTATGATGAATTAGTGGGTATCCAAAATGGTGACGTTGAAGCACCAGAAGGCTGGATTGTTAAAGTTTAAAATAAAGACAGAACCACCAAAAGTGATTAACCTGATAAAAAACGAATAGATTGTTTAATCTTTAATGAAAATATTAAAAGCATGAAAGGGTGGCAAAATGCCTTTCATGCCTTTTTTGGTATACAAAAAGCACCAGGCTAACCTGATGCTTTTCCATTTTTTAGATAACATCCATGTCTGGAAGTGGGTTTGTTGGGAAGTGGTTGAAGTCATAAGTTGCTAATTCATTGATATCAGTCATGAAGTAAGTACCTCCACGCGCAATCATTAAGTTTAATTCTTTATTTTCTAAACCATTTTCACTTAATAAGACAACGATAGCAGGTTTGTGCATTGCACGCATAAAACCTAACTCAAAGGCTGTACCGTCATCGACGTTTTCAACGTCATATAAGAAAACACCAGCGTCTGCAGTATTCATTGCAGATAGGTCGTTTTGATAGGTCGCTACTTGCCATTCAAATGAACCAAAAATACCTTCTGGATCACGGTCAAAAGATGTGTCTTTGTATTGGTGATCAAATGGGAAATGAACAACACCAACAGTTGGGTTCGCGTTTAAGGCTTTTGTCGCTTCCTCTACACGGCGAACTTGGTCAGGATTGAAAAA encodes:
- a CDS encoding LrgB family protein — protein: MNSLFDLFPSFGLFLTLGVYMIAMWINKKLKTPIANPLLIAVILIIAILVIGKVNVPVYQESASFVSYLLTPATISLAIPVYKQRHILKENFWTIIITVVAAMITAVVSVLIVAVIFNMDEEILRSVLSKSVTTAIAIDITEIIGGITPIIVGSVVLTGIFGVVVNEWIFKLLKIDSYFARGLAMGTSSHAMGTAESMKINELQGAMSSIAMVISGIVIAILVPIVAGFL
- a CDS encoding branched-chain amino acid aminotransferase, which encodes MIERMSSMTVDIKWEELGFEYINLPYRWRAYWKDGEWYKSGLETENTIQIEEGAPILHYGQGAFEGLKAFKTKEGDIQIFRPDQNAKRLNASAARLVMPEVPEEDFIHAVKEVVKANAEYVPPYGTGASFYLRPTLIGVGDNIGVHAAKEYIFTVFAMPVGRYFKGGMVPTAFTTSEFDRAAPHGTGAAKVGGNYAGSLQPGIEAKEQGYSDVVYLDPATHTKIEEVGSANFFGIEKDTNKFVTPKSPSILPSITKYSLLWLAEHRLGLEVEEGDVYIDDLDRFSEAGACGTAAVISPVSFITHNDHKHVFYSETEVGPITKKLYDELVGIQNGDVEAPEGWIVKV
- a CDS encoding nucleoside 2-deoxyribosyltransferase; translation: MDKRKDTSASTKLYLATPFFNPDQVRRVEEATKALNANPTVGVVHFPFDHQYKDTSFDRDPEGIFGSFEWQVATYQNDLSAMNTADAGVFLYDVENVDDGTAFELGFMRAMHKPAIVVLLSENGLENKELNLMIARGGTYFMTDINELATYDFNHFPTNPLPDMDVI